tattctTTATTAAGAATTCATTCTATAGTACAAAAACATAACCAAAATAGCAAAACTTACAAAGCAGTCATCCAAATAATACCAAAAGGCCTCTGGAAGGTATACAAGTAAGACAACATGTAAGTCAGAGCGAGGCTCGTGGTGAGTCGCTCTGCAGGCCACTGCCAAGTTCTTCTCCATCATCAGCCATGGTATCAGTCACGTTGGACCTTGGCCGAGGCACTTTCTGTAACTGTCTCTAAGAGCATTAgttgaataattaaaacaataactCACAAAATGGACATCTTTATCCATAAAAAACATCTGGTAGAAATACTCCGAGAAGAACTCTGGATGATACATGTGATCACTTGTATGACATAGTCATTACAAAGGAAAGACACCACTGAATGTGCTTCCTCACACTTCCTCAATGGAAATTTCTGTACCTTGCCACTACTTGAGTGCTTCAGCGTAGTCACTGCTTTCACCCTCAACTATGGCTAACATGAATATACAGAGTGTATTTAACAGCAAATATGCCGTTAAAATCATCAATAAAACAGCTACACACCTTAACTGACATGTATAATACGTGTGAATCTCTTAAAAAGCAATAACAAGTAAACCCATGATAATATGCCATTTTGATGCTGTACTTTCTAAATCCCTAACATCCTTTTtacccctgttttttttcagcatcaaacaaccaacaaaacatTCATTGCTATACAGTTTGTTGACAGTGAATCCAACTtcacctgagaaaaaaagaaagaaagaaagacagtaGTACATTCACCTCTTCAGAAATCAAACCGGTCTGAGGCCCATTTCTTCCACACACAGGTCTTAGTCTCACGGACACCCGGTGGGCTCAGTTTTATTGACTAGTCtagagaacagcagcagctggaagcCAATCAATGGAGTGAATTTGGGGGTGATTGGAGCAAATTGGCACTTAAAACACGCCAGCTCCTAAGAGGTTAGTTGCTGTGGTGGAATCTGTACAGAAGCCCACTTCACACCAATTGTGACACAAAAGTATCCTTGATATAAAAGGAGGCAAGGTTATGGAACTGCGTGGCCTCAAATTTGCCAAAACAACAGATTTTGGTTGATGAATTTCGGGAGAGAAATGTCTTTACAGACCTACCAAGTGACAcatttgaccaatcagaggtaGGGAGCCTTCTCTGTGATGAACTAGACCATAATCTGTTGTGCCACCAAGAATAAATACCTCTGTCTGGTTTGGTCTTATGCCCACAGAGGGAATAACCCAAGCAAATGCCAACTGAACAACCCCTAAGCCAAAATGGGAGATGTAAAAGTTCTGGCTTTGTAACAAGAGCGATGTACTCATTGGAGCTGTCTGTCTCCTGATACCAAAATGTCACTGCTTTTAGTCGCTTTGCCGAGTTGCCTTGATCCAGTCAGCCAATGTTGGAAAGTGGCCCTCTGAGGCCATGCTGTTGTTTGAGTAAGGATTCTGCAAATTTTTAAGAGCCTGGGCATTGCTAATCATTGGATCCATGGTGGTGCCATTGCTCACAGGACGAGGAAGCAAGTTGGTGTAAGTACTTTCTTGGCTTTCGCTTGGGGATTGCATGAGAGCAGCGTGGGTCTCTTGTCCCACTGTGATCTGGGGCTCCTGCTTCAGCTGAAAGACAGTCTGAGAACCTTCTCCCACCAAGCCCTTCAGAAAATCTTCCCCATCCATTCCCTCTAAGAAGGGGAAAGAGCCCAGCCCCTGtgacccccctccacccccaggTACTGGCCCATTAAATGTGTTCTGGACTGCACCGAGGGGATTGTAACCAGACCACAAAGTCTGGAGACCCTGGTTCGGATTGACAAGATGGTTCTGGGCTCGGGTCTCGGAGGGTAGTTCATccctttgctgctgctggtgcagtTGGAAGTGCGCCTGGGACTCCGACTGACTCCGTCCAGAGGCCTGTGGGGCCGTGTCCAAGCACTGCAAGTCCCGCATGGAGAGCTGGGGGAGGGTGTTGTTCTCGCAGGGGCTGTGCTCCATTCTGTGGGAGTAACCAGATCCACGGTTCGGCTGCTGTTGTCTGCCGCTGCTGGGACCGGGCAGGTTGCAAATGGCAACAGACGGGTTTATGGTGACTGTATCCATTGAGGGTACTGGACCGGGGTTGGCCCACGATTGGTTCATTTGTAAATTAGAAGCCTGTGATGTCATGATCACATTCTGATGGCCTGGTTGGTAAGGCTGGTTGAATATAGCAGGTTGCTGCTGCATCGTATTTGCGGGCTGTGGCCTCAGGAACATGTTGCTCGCATCTGGAAAACATGGAGTGGGATTTAGTGTGATTACAGGGCAGTATTATCCTAATATTGatggaaatatttgtatttggcAAATACAAGTGAACTCAAGTTAAAGCAGTTACCTTTCCGCATGTTATTCATGGTAGTCTGTGACACTGCCTTTGGTCTGTTCATAGTTAGGCCAGTGAAAGGACCACCTGAAGGAAGACCAGAAACCTTTGTTACAATAAATATGTGCATTGGCATATAAAGGAAATGTGCGGAATCATAATAATGGTTATACTCTTCAACACTACAAAATTTCATACCTGACAATCCTGATATCTTAATCAGGTGCTCTCTTCTGCGCTTTTTCTCATTGTAGCCGTAAGGATCTATAGCAAATACAAAATGTTCACATATATCACCTAAAAATAACTGGGCCCAACATCCTGGAGGCTACCATCAGACACAGAAGAATGTTGATAGTTTTAATCTAACACTCACGGGAAAGAATGCACCCATTGCTCACCTTTGTCGTCGGGCAAATATCTGAAATCCATCGGCTCGCTGACTTCCTGATCCGAAGGTCGCCGCAACTGCATGTGCACAGTGACTGACTCTGTCACGGAGATGTTATAGTAGGACGGCGTCTTGAACACGATGGCTACCTGGCGATGAACGTCGGCCTGAGAGAAGGAGCCCTTGGCCTCCCAGCCGTCAGATGAGAAGAATCGCACCTCAATGTCATCTAAGGGTAAGAGGGGATTGATGGGATGAGAGGAATGGGAAACTGAATGAACAGGCAAAGGAGATGGGCACTATGGCTGCGAAAAAGCAAAATGGATTGTGGAGAGGATGAATGAAGAGAAATGCAagctttgagaaaaacaaatactgtcaaaaatattaaaacactgatTGATTGCAAAGGTACACACAACACTGACGGTTTGTACCTTTCTGTACTTTGTCACACAGTAAGAAGATCTCATCCCCTCCTTTAACAGTGCCACTGTTCCTGTTGACTCTGCAGATCCTCAGCTCTGCTGTGTTTGGGGCCCCTgatgatgcagaaaaaaaagttctaaacATGTAACCACAACGGATGCAACACATCGaacaactaactaactaactaactaacaactAGTATATACCACACATAGGACAACATTTATTTGAGGAAAAATCAGTTTACAGTTGAAGCCTTGCCAGATTGAGTCACATGTCACATGCCTGTTGTCAGAAGAGGAAGTGCTCCATGGTAACGGTGTTGTTTGAGGGTAAGTGTGTATGAAGAACTTCCCCTTTCTCAATGTGTGTGAGGAACACACAACTAGTTCACCGAGTGCAACACTTCAAACTTTGTTGAGAGGATATATATATTGGAAACAAGTACACAGGTCTTGCAGCAAACAGGTACGTGCGCTGCAGAGCTGTGCGTGCAAACGCGGCTACTTGTGTGACACAATTATTGCACAGCattattgtatttaaatttttaaggACGGCCTGAATTCCCGTGTGCGGCTATTTCGTTATGTGTTCTCATTGCCTGACGTGACATCAGCATGAACGCAGCCGATGCGGACGAAGCTCGGCCAACTCACTGTTGTCGTAGATGGGGTTTGTGACGATGGGGTTGAGCGATCGGGTGTAATGGCCGTTCTCATCCTGTAGGGAAACCTGGATGCACAGGCGAACCACGTTCAGGTCGTACtcttctgtctgcagcagctgctcgcgTGGCACTGTGGTGTCATGGAACATGAATGTCAGTATCATAGTCaagtaagaataaaaaaacaacaacttatattatatataaatatattatattacttatattaaacaaacaagcagcaaaGTAAGGAGATATATACTGGGGTATACTGGGATATTTACTCTCCCCtacatgtcaaaatgttgacGCAAAGACAGACATATAGCGGAGATAAATTTTGTCATGCTTCTGTCACATCTGTGGGCTGCCCCCCAAACCTCAACTCTGGATCAAAATTAACACGTCACAGACAAGCTTTTTGAAGCGTGCCCAGCCTACATTGTCATCTGCACACATTTGCACTTTCAGCATCACACATCTTGCCCTCCGAGGCGACACACGAACACACCTAGCAAGGAGAGCTTTTACTGAGAGAcgcccacccacacacacacacacacacacacacacaccaggcttTCACATCTGCCtactttctcttcctccatctcttaaTTTCTATCTTTCGTCCTCACGTCAAGGCCATCCCCGCCTACATTCTGTCGCTATACGGTGACGCTCGGCGACGTCACCTCAGGGTGGAAAgaagtgtgagcgtgtgcacgACACCAAGGCAAGAGATGAGACTCCTGCACGAGTGACCACGGTGGCTCCTGACGTGAGTGAAAGTGGTGGGACATGAATGATTGTTAAGTCAATTCTCACCAAATCTAAAGTCATTTctaaaatgccatttttttaaacagcacgTTACCAGACTATGGTAAACAACACATGACAGAAACACTTCAAtatacaacaaaagaaaactgcagTGCGGTCGCACACGGCATGAAGGGAAACTCCTCATCCTTCTGTGTCACTGGTCGAGCTCTGTGCAGACAGCGTCAGCTCCAGCTCTGTCTCTGCATGCACTGCTGGCACCAGCCATTTTTCCTCTCAAGGCTCAATTTCAAATGAAGGCACGCTGGCCACGAGTGGAGTTCTTTTGATTTTGCAAAGTCAGAAGTGATCAAAACTTGTGACTTGTCGTGGATTCataagaaaaaagcaaaacagcTAAACAacttactctctctctgtcattttaGCTTTT
The sequence above is a segment of the Scophthalmus maximus strain ysfricsl-2021 chromosome 10, ASM2237912v1, whole genome shotgun sequence genome. Coding sequences within it:
- the rel gene encoding proto-oncogene c-Rel isoform X1 — encoded protein: MNVLMPSMLGDDPHLMAEPAAQIFEQPRQRGMRFRYKCEGRSAGSIPGEKSSDNNRTYPSLQILNYSGKGKVRVYLVTKNEPYRPHPHDLVGKDCKDGFYEVEFGPDRRVIAFQNLGIQCVRRKEVKDAIVQRITRGINPFNVPREQLLQTEEYDLNVVRLCIQVSLQDENGHYTRSLNPIVTNPIYDNRAPNTAELRICRVNRNSGTVKGGDEIFLLCDKVQKDDIEVRFFSSDGWEAKGSFSQADVHRQVAIVFKTPSYYNISVTESVTVHMQLRRPSDQEVSEPMDFRYLPDDKDPYGYNEKKRRREHLIKISGLSGGPFTGLTMNRPKAVSQTTMNNMRKDASNMFLRPQPANTMQQQPAIFNQPYQPGHQNVIMTSQASNLQMNQSWANPGPVPSMDTVTINPSVAICNLPGPSSGRQQQPNRGSGYSHRMEHSPCENNTLPQLSMRDLQCLDTAPQASGRSQSESQAHFQLHQQQQRDELPSETRAQNHLVNPNQGLQTLWSGYNPLGAVQNTFNGPVPGGGGGSQGLGSFPFLEGMDGEDFLKGLVGEGSQTVFQLKQEPQITVGQETHAALMQSPSESQESTYTNLLPRPVSNGTTMDPMISNAQALKNLQNPYSNNSMASEGHFPTLADWIKATRQSD
- the rel gene encoding proto-oncogene c-Rel isoform X2 gives rise to the protein MNVAEPAAQIFEQPRQRGMRFRYKCEGRSAGSIPGEKSSDNNRTYPSLQILNYSGKGKVRVYLVTKNEPYRPHPHDLVGKDCKDGFYEVEFGPDRRVIAFQNLGIQCVRRKEVKDAIVQRITRGINPFNVPREQLLQTEEYDLNVVRLCIQVSLQDENGHYTRSLNPIVTNPIYDNRAPNTAELRICRVNRNSGTVKGGDEIFLLCDKVQKDDIEVRFFSSDGWEAKGSFSQADVHRQVAIVFKTPSYYNISVTESVTVHMQLRRPSDQEVSEPMDFRYLPDDKDPYGYNEKKRRREHLIKISGLSGGPFTGLTMNRPKAVSQTTMNNMRKDASNMFLRPQPANTMQQQPAIFNQPYQPGHQNVIMTSQASNLQMNQSWANPGPVPSMDTVTINPSVAICNLPGPSSGRQQQPNRGSGYSHRMEHSPCENNTLPQLSMRDLQCLDTAPQASGRSQSESQAHFQLHQQQQRDELPSETRAQNHLVNPNQGLQTLWSGYNPLGAVQNTFNGPVPGGGGGSQGLGSFPFLEGMDGEDFLKGLVGEGSQTVFQLKQEPQITVGQETHAALMQSPSESQESTYTNLLPRPVSNGTTMDPMISNAQALKNLQNPYSNNSMASEGHFPTLADWIKATRQSD